A window of the Plasmodium vivax chromosome 12, whole genome shotgun sequence genome harbors these coding sequences:
- a CDS encoding chloroquine resistance marker protein, putative (encoded by transcript PVX_118062A), with product MHCGGERQFHASANEEGAHMREENLCDEDLNMPDGQNKTWATPQRISPNFESIDSVPIRADAQETNQLIVSPAGNKRRKLKMNEAAHGQPFDEHPSVSEVCQGDHQTSQLPLREEANLQNAIGMGSHLHVHPLAGSLHVVNQNGGANHFGNEVQRGTDGGERQCGENECAARWSLPAMLIGEGASPCKGSDQAGDSGESTNVCYGRSDGRNEQLEQLEQLEQLEQLEQLEQLEQVEQEEQEEQEEQLEESEQEDQLEESEQVDESEQLEESEREEQSEQEVQSEQEVQSEQEEQSEQEEQSEQEEQSEQEEQSEQEEQSEQEEQQEQVEQLEESEQEEQSEQEEQLEESEQVDEWEQLDEWEQFEESEQLEQSGQLEQLGETVQLEQSGQLEQLGETVQLEQSGQLEQLGETVQLGETEQLEQLEESEQEEQVEELEESEQEEQEEQVEELEESEQSEQVEQSEQVEESEQEEQVEESEQEERVEESEQEEQVEQLEESEQLEESEQEEQVEQLEESEQLEESEQLEESEQLEESEQLEQLEQLEQLEQSEHIVPNARGRAPPTPADVPERSKEVANAEERRLAKKETGRPPKEENRFYQNPELFRNFVFSFNNPPRGGENQQNGAPLYRGAPLEKTPVKYKTLKSERHALLNSEAVYKKFEETYFSEYQISSDFQWREVDGTISSHAQEFLFFDEADEQMVSLDVLDDSTVSVSSSGSSGRSGRSGSSGGEGRGGSGAGSGDGEGRGTTPEPGHTTCKQERYKQETHPIETNNSSAQRWAAQNGNHPSSSDRRTNAGNVERVPNGEKSHRAALPGDTAQRKKGKSVIMYAKIMNISFDYAADALKQFSHPAVNLFNTNKTHIVKKKKEQKEEEKRKEEEEKRKEEEEKRKEEEEKRKEEMKKLQEMKKQEEMKKLEEMLKQKWRRWMDLQEYLRERLWLGEEEEEEHEASREMSQEMSHEMSHELPYEVTEEMLKKMAQEVADEMANEMAQGGADEMAEGADEMAEMPDEVGFPMEKAKRTYRKKKEDPEKKKKKFISQKIKRHLLSINARVVIKEWYIDYGTSPSSTPYIYVVSENDHRYKLDRVHDKYYSTFTNVRLKFEVTTRIVKSLQAYPNITYKELVGHITLYESIKKKMRKAQREGLLQSDDVVSPVSEMRWKRKREKLKERKKQKKREKRKERKEREKRKKEERRMREELFSWENSDDDDFASWRIHPNDCYPLLDEALYNLRVPRGKKKKRKKKKKTQTRKAERTRKAERTRKAERTKRAERTKRAERTKRAERTKRAERTNRAEQTKREGEEQNAEELPIVSVSLSEYSGTGVHTMPDGTASKTCTWGAPYAVYKCNKKVIIRMYKFIKKEMQMLAEGFNINSLLDTPFMKRLAKKFKLEQRKKQQMEKLTRVCCHSVNHQICSKLLLHCHENGQPECPAKKMTRFYLIRSFVESQKGNVEKYEPSRGCAEEEKTGEEQQWGSQNVLLGYRGGFPLGEEGNSSEKGENSGEKSGQNSGQNSGQKSGPKNRPNCMDLPAQCCCCGGPCEPCLPLHLIEPAKHETMLNLWVFLWKHKQLTHVRVTASQLNQELLQRRSPVSKKIARQIVRERILLNEHIYKSKKLMADLQKICGGKKQGTLEDATSLGRHTSYRDEIMRVILLGLYRSLRIDRHGRSFSRGENPQGAFINGGGGSNFSSYDILDHLEDPTLSEFCNFPIKRCFTGGGKAPPAGEAAEKNRSTHLKSGKDEIQPTGERHPHETTTQSESPPNLILHKGEVYHNDYGKTLFDVFTERNKEKKLFDLCGDLRLLDNLTWPLYLKKCLFMLLYVMKHSFLLQRGEEEEWENTSNEYISKERTPPSRHSRGSSQGNSFPPGSDDSNSEKSVERGTIPGCCGDLQNVQMRRYTLSWVPNRGSNSACKTTCRGDMLAILDFLCGAKHSFEMLGTNEQIKLLSFFLNAIRCGTVQGGGSNGEGDHSAGVNPLAVLETHMGGASNGAANWVPSNVVPSNGVPRNGKTDVDNDRGGMKNHRSTEERSYVERVGEHFDVKVHLLGEDRHGSRYYVWGEPLGCSDCIYVELVNERGPLHTTLPYGLQNRMEDPPKKGHTTSAPKGRTQIGYIEGVGNISRFVELFSPSSVEEAELKRRLVQLREALVSAPQVQQVQQVHQVGHPFEENSTSGNPLMGEKKTNCSRDASRGGNQSADEEGKPPTNIQCVYCKNCQEVGKQMRKKAATKWGDQQPLLNTHMGGNHTGVRTNKWAKYRKKQKGVAWNCEEILFDQMISLIEKLLYFIKKTKMVLNESAQEKMGKLVDTFIVLSLKVVVKKIVTKNIISICEDFLYLMENTQKFFSEHSYCFLLKKRWRRDLKDLWQNDVRSLKKQFSEPLKCVNVLDILPTLCFYFTFFVTHGLKEKAIHLYRKYGLTGMASELEDSFGRDVARRKLQSLKKFRALLREYSEITFSGMGEEFKRRSRIYRRYYPPNEGINDVLSDVYNLLPYKVHERYIYFKEGHLKHMEMLLNNCVFFSERNDFQKIKGMEILDVRDIKIFIIPKGDIWKKGIGRARPPPVLSPGGAQEGMASGVPNGVQDENPIDPPNGKLADQTKEDGLPEKAHTASPLTAKGELSEEAPGPARHHTHYGADHRIDFHTVREDLFKIKEAVERNKWGPPNKHDALYFRPLEEYSHIFEAQLSSSFLSPNFVILSDVKNQLKREEAPVGKSTSKGTSSVHGDNTEETFVYVCQLHCVTYAPEYLGEDYEEYFFPIEEEPFFRCERYVEAHWKFLTLNVCFTESRHSVFYIFPLGRSDDSFPWWGSTICSDDLVNQGTSNVEQYEPLNR from the coding sequence ATGCACTGTGGAGGAGAGAGACAATTTCACGCAAGTGCTAACGAAGAAGGGGCTCATATGAGGGAGGAAAACCTGTGCGATGAAGATTTGAACATGCCGGATGGTCAGAATAAGACGTGGGCGACCCCCCAGAGGATAAGTCCAAATTTCGAGAGCATAGACAGTGTACCCATTCGTGCAGATGCACAGGAGACGAACCAACTGATTGTTTCCCCAGCTGGGAACAAgagaagaaaattaaaaatgaatgaagcGGCGCATGGCCAACCATTTGATGAGCATCCCAGCGTTTCGGAAGTGTGCCAAGGGGATCACCAGACAAGCCAGTTGCCACTGAGAGAGGAGGCTAACTTACAGAATGCAATAGGAATGGGGAGTCACCTACATGTACATCCCCTTGCGGGTTCCCTCCATGTAGTAAACCAAAACGGTGGTGCCAACCATTTTGGAAATGAAGTTCAAAGAGGGACTGACGGGGGAGAAAGGCAGTGTGGGGAAAACGAATGTGCTGCTCGTTGGTCGCTCCCGGCCATGCTCATCGGAGAAGGCGCGTCCCCCTGCAAGGGGAGCGATCAGGCGGGAGACAGCGGAGAGAGTACCAACGTATGCTACGGGCGCAGCGACGGCCGGAATGAGCAGTTGGAGCAGTTGGAGCAGTTGGAGCAGTTGGAGCAGTTGGAGCAGTTGGAGCAGTTGGAGCAGGTggagcaggaggagcaggaggagcaaGAGGAGCAGTTGGAGGAGTCGGAGCAGGAGGATCAGTTAGAGGAGTCGGAGCAGGTGGATGAGTCGGAGCAGTTGGAGGAGTCGGAGAGGGAGGAGCAGTCGGAACAGGAGGTGCAGTCGGAACAGGAGGTGCAGTCGGAACAGGAGGAGCAGTCGGAACAGGAGGAGCAGTCGGAACAGGAGGAGCAGTCGGAACAGGAGGAGCAGTCGGAACAGGAGGAGCAGTCGGAACAGGAGGAGCAACAGGAGCAAGTGGAGCAGTTAGAGGAGTCGGAACAGGAGGAGCAGTcggagcaggaggagcagtTAGAGGAGTCGGAGCAGGTGGATGAGTGGGAGCAGTTGGATGAGTGGGAGCAGTTTGAGGAGTCGGAGCAGTTGGAGCAGTCGGGGCAGTTGGAGCAGTTGGGGGAAACGGTGCAGTTGGAGCAGTCGGGGCAGTTGGAGCAGTTGGGGGAGACGGTGCAGTTGGAGCAGTCGGGGCAGTTGGAGCAGTTGGGGGAGACGGTGCAGTTGGGGGAGACGGAGCAGTTAGAGCAGTTGGAGGAGTcggagcaggaggagcaaGTGGAGGAGTTAGAGGAGTcggagcaggaggagcaggaggagcaggTGGAGGAGTTAGAGGAGTCGGAGCAATCGGAGCAGGTGGAGCAATCGGAGCAGGTGGAGGAGTCagagcaggaggagcaggTGGAGGAGTCAGAGCAGGAGGAGCGGGTGGAGGAGTcggagcaggaggagcaaGTGGAGCAGTTGGAGGAGTCGGAGCAGTTGGAGGAGTcggagcaggaggagcaaGTGGAGCAGTTGGAGGAGTCGGAGCAGTTGGAGGAGTCGGAGCAGTTGGAGGAGTCGGAGCAGTTGGAGGAGTCGGAGCAGTTGGAGCAGTTGGAGCAGTTGGAGCAGTTGGAGCAGTCGGAGCATATCGTACCGAATGCGCGAGGAAGGGCGCCCCCCACCCCCGCTGACGTCCCCGAACGCAGCAAAGAAGTGGCCAACGCGGAGGAGCGCCGCTTGGCGAAGAAAGAAACGGGAAGGCCACCAAAAGAGGAGAACAGATTTTACCAGAACCCTGAGCTGTTCAGAAATTTCGTCTTTTCGTTTAACAACccgcccagggggggggagaatcAACAAAATGGTGCGCCGCTCTATAGGGGTGCGCCGCTGGAGAAGACCCCCGTGAAGTACAAAACGCTGAAGAGCGAAAGGCACGCCCTGCTAAACAGCGAAGCCGTATACAAAAAGTTCGAGGAGACATATTTCTCTGAGTACCAGATATCAAGCGACTTTCAGTGGAGAGAAGTGGACGGAACTATTTCTTCGCATGCGCAggagtttctttttttcgacGAGGCAGACGAGCAGATGGTTTCCCTGGACGTGCTGGACGACAGCACGGTGAGTGTCAGCTCGAGCGGGAGCagtgggagaagcgggagaagcgggagcaGCGGTGGCGAAGGTAGAGGCGGGAGTGGAGCCGGAAGTGGAGACGGCGAAGGACGTGGCACCACCCCCGAGCCAGGGCATACAACATGCAAACAGGAGAGATACAAACAGGAGACACACCCAATTGAGACGAACAATTCGAGTGCCCAGAGGTGGGctgcgcaaaatgggaaccaCCCAAGCAGCTCAGACAGAAGGACAAACGCGGGTAACGTGGAGCGAGTACCCAATGGAGAGAAGTCCCACCGTGCCGCTCTACCAGGAGATACAGCCCAGAGGAAGAAAGGCAAATCTGTCATCATGTATgccaaaattatgaatataagTTTTGACTATGCGGCAGATGCTCTGAAGCAGTTCAGCCACCCCGCGGTGAATTTGTTCAACACGAACAAAACGCACATcgtaaagaagaagaaggagcagaaggaggaggagaagcggaaggaggaggaggagaagcggaaggaggaggaggagaagcggaaggaggaggaggagaagcggaaggaggagatgaagaagctgcagGAGATGAAGAAGCAGGAGGAGATGAAGAAGCTGGAGGAGATGCTGAAGCAGAAGTGGAGGAGGTGGATGGACTTACAAGAATACCTCCGTGAAAGGCTGTGGCtcggggaggaagaagaagaggaacatGAAGCGTCGCGCGAAATGTCGCAGGAAATGTCGCACGAAATGTCCCACGAATTGCCGTATGAAGTGACGGaggaaatgttaaaaaaaatggcgcaagAAGTGGCAGACGAAATGGCAAACGAAATGGCACAAGGAGGGGCAGACGAAATGGCAGAAGGGGCAGACGAAATGGCAGAAATGCCAGACGAAGTGGGGTTCCCCatggaaaaagcaaaacgaacgtacagaaagaagaaagaagatccagagaaaaagaaaaaaaaattcattagCCAGAAGATAAAGAGACACCTGCTTAGCATCAATGCGAGGGTTGTAATAAAGGAGTGGTACATTGATTATGGGACGTCCCCCAGTAGCACCCCCTACATCTACGTAGTGTCCGAAAATGATCATCGGTACAAGCTAGACAGAGTGCACGATAAATATTACTCTACGTTCACCAACGTGAGACTAAAATTTGAAGTGACCACCAGAATTGTGAAATCTCTGCAGGCTTATCCGAACATTACGTATAAGGAACTAGTGGGCCACATAACACTGTATGAgagtattaaaaaaaagatgcggAAGGCGCAGAGGGAGGGGCTACTACAAAGCGATGACGTGGTGTCGCCCGTGTCGGAGATGCGCTGGaagcggaaaagggaaaaactgaAGGAACGgaagaaacagaagaaaCGGGAGAAACGGAAGGAACGGAAGGAACGGGAGAAACGAAAGAAAGAGGAGAGACGGATGCGTGAAGAACTTTTTTCTTGGGAGAACAGCGATGATGACGATTTTGCCTCTTGGAGAATACACCCGAATGATTGCTACCCCCTGTTGGATGAGGCACTCTACAATTTGAGGGTGCCCCgcgggaagaaaaagaagagaaaaaagaaaaagaagacgcAAACGAGAAAAGCGGAGCGAACGAGAAAAGCGGAGCGAACGAGAAAAGCGGAGCGAACGAAAAGAGCGGAGCGAACGAAAAGAGCGGAGCGAACGAAAAGAGCGGAGCGAACGAAAAGAGCGGAGCGAACGAACAGAGCAGAACAAACGAaaagggaaggggaagagcaaaatgcGGAGGAGCTCCCCATCGTAAGTGTAAGCCTGTCCGAGTACAGCGGCACAGGAGTGCACACCATGCCAGATGGAACCGCCAGCAAAACATGCACGTGGGGGGCACCATACGCTGTCTACAAATGCAACAAAAAGGTCATCATCAGGATGTACAAATTTATTAAGAAAGAGATGCAAATGCTAGCCGAAGGTTTTAACATAAATTCTTTGCTGGACACTCCCTTCATGAAAAGGCTGGCCAAGAAATTTAAGCTGGAGCAGAGGAAGAAACAACAAATGGAGAAGCTAACGAGAGTGTGCTGCCACTCTGTGAACCACCAGATATGCTCAAAGCTTCTGCTGCACTGCCACGAAAATGGGCAGCCTGAGTGCCCCGCGAAGAAGATGACTCGCTTTTACCTCATTAGGAGCTTCGTGGAGAGTCAAAAGGGGAACGTGGAGAAGTATGAGCCCTCACGTGGGTGcgcggaggaagaaaagacaggggaggagcagcagtgGGGTAGCCAGAACGTGCTGCTGGGATACCGCGGGGGCTTCCCCTTGGGTGAAGAAGGCAACAGCTCGGAGAAAGGAGAGAATAGCGGAGAGAAGAGCGGACAGAATAGCGGACAGAATAGCGGACAGAAGAGCGGACCGAAAAACAGACCGAATTGCATGGACCTCCCCGCCCAGTGCTGCTGCTGCGGCGGCCCGTGTGAACCTTGCCTCCCCCTGCACCTGATTGAACCGGCGAAACACGAGACGATGCTGAACTTATGGGTGTTCCTTTGGAAACACAAACAGTTGACGCATGTCAGAGTAACGGCCAGCCAACTGAACCAGGAACTCCTACAGAGAAGAAGCCCcgttagcaaaaaaatcgCTCGACAAATAGTTCGAGAAAGGATACTACTCAATgagcatatttataaaagtaaGAAGCTCATGGCAGATctccaaaaaatatgtggggggaaaaaacaaggCACGTTAGAGGATGCAACGAGTCTGGGAAGGCACACCAGCTATAGGGATGAAATAATGAGGGTAATTCTGCTCGGACTGTACAGGTCGCTACGAATTGATAGACACGGAAGAAGCTtctccaggggggaaaacccaCAGGGTGCTTTCATCAACGGGGGTGGAGGATCAAACTTCTCCTCGTATGACATTTTGGACCATTTGGAGGATCCCACGCTAAGTGAGTTTTGCAATTTCCCCATTAAGAGGTGCttcactggggggggaaaagcgcCCCCAGCAGGGGAGGCAGcggaaaaaaacagaagTACCCACTTGAAAAGCGGAAAGGATGAAATCCAACCGACTGGAGAAAGGCACCCCCATGAGACAACTACTCAAAGTGAGTCTCCCCCCAATTTGATCCTCCACAAAGGAGAAGTTTACCACAACGATTATGGGAAAACCTTGTTTGACGTTTTCACAGAAAGgaataaagagaaaaaactttttgACCTCTGTGGAGACTTGAGGCTACTGGACAATTTGACGTGGCCcctgtatttaaaaaagtgccTCTTTATGTTGCTGTACGTGATGAAGCACTCCTTCCTGCTTCAACGtggtgaggaggaggagtgGGAAAATACCTCAAATGAATACATTTCGAAGGAAAGGACCCCCCCCTCGAGACACTCGAGAGGGTCATCACAAGGAAATAGTTTCCCCCCAGGTAGTGATGATAGTAATAGCGAAAAATCGGTGGAGAGGGGAACGATCCCTGGATGCTGTGGagatttgcaaaatgttCAAATGAGGAGATACACACTCAGTTGGGTTCCCAATAGGGGTAGTAACTCCGCTTGCAAAACAACTTGTAGAGGAGATATGCTGGCCATTTTGGATTTCCTCTGTGGAGCAAAACACTCCTTCGAAATGTTAGGCACAAATGAGCAGATAAAActcctctctttttttttaaatgcaatACGGTGTGGTACAGTCCAAGGGGGGGGCTCCAACGGTGAAGGGGACCACTCGGCGGGGGTGAACCCGCTCGCCGTTCTGGAGACACACATGGGGGGTGCATCTAACGGCGCGGCGAATTGGGTCCCATCGAATGTCGTCCCATCGAATGGCGTCccaagaaatggaaaaaccgATGTAGATAACGATCGAGGAGGCATGAAGAACCACCGCTCAACCGAAGAAAGAAGCTACGTCGAACGGGTGGGTGAGCACTTTGACGTAAAAGTGCACCTGCTGGGAGAGGACAGACACGGTAGCAGGTACTACGTTTGGGGGGAGCCCCTCGGGTGTTCAGACTGCATATACGTTGAGTTGGTGAATGAGAGGGGGCCGCTCCACACGACGCTACCATATGGGTTACAAAATAGGAtggaggacccccccaaGAAGGGACACACCACCTCTGCACCGAAGGGTAGGACCCAAATTGGCTACATCGAAGGGGTGGGTAACATAAGCCGCTTCGTGGaacttttctccccctcgtcGGTGGAGGAAGCGGAGTTGAAAAGGAGACTCGTTCAGCTGAGGGAGGCATTAGTAAGCGCGCCTCAGGTGCAGCAAGTGCAGCAAGTCCACCAAGTGGGGCATCCATTCGAGGAAAACAGCACCAGTGGCAACCCACTcatgggggagaaaaaaacaaactgcAGTAGGGATGCATCGAGAGGGGGAAACCAAAGTGCAGACGAGGAAGGGAAGCCCCCCACCAACATACAATGTGTGTATTGCAAAAACTGTCAAGAGGTAGGCAagcaaatgaggaaaaaagcggcaacaaaatggggcgaCCAACAACCATTGCTGAACACACACATGGGAGGTAACCACACAGGGGTGCGTAcaaacaaatgggcaaaataTCGAAAGAAACAAAAGGGTGTCGCTTGGAATTGTGAAGAAATTCTGTTTGACCAGATGATCTCTTTGATAGAAAAGCTACtttactttataaaaaaaacgaaaatggtTTTGAACGAAAGTGcacaagaaaaaatggggaagctgGTAGACACCTTCATCGTACTCTCCTTAAAAGTTGTTGTAAAGAAAATTGTGaccaaaaatattatttccatttgtgaagattttttatatctgaTGGAGAATACACAAAAGTTTTTTTCCGAGCATTCTTATTGTTTTCTTTTGAAGAAGAGATGGAGGAGGGACTTGAAAGATCTTTGGCAAAACGACGTGCGCTCTTTGAAGAAGCAATTTTCAGAACCACTGAAATGCGTAAACGTTTTGGACATATTACCCACGctgtgtttttattttaccttttttgtaacCCACGGGTTGAAGGAAAAGGCTATCCACTTGTATAGGAAATACGGCTTGACGGGGATGGCCTCCGAATTGGAGGATAGCTTCGGGAGGGATGTTGCCAGACGCAAGTTACAGTCGCTGAAGAAGTTCCGAGCGCTGCTGAGGGAGTACAGTGAGATTACCTTCAGTGGGATGGGAGAGGAATTCAAAAGGCGCTCTAGGATATACCGTAGGTATTACCCCCCAAATGAGGGCATAAACGACGTGCTCAGCGATGTATATAATCTTTTGCCCTACAAGGTACACGAGAGGTACATCTACTTCAAGGAGGGGCATTTAAAACACATGGAGATGCTGCTCAACAactgtgtgtttttttccgaGCGGAacgattttcaaaaaattaaaggcaTGGAGATTTTAGATGTCAGGGATATAAAGATATTTATCATTCCTAAGGGGGACATCTGGAAGAAGGGCATCGGGCGagcgcgccccccccccgtgctGTCGCCGGGGGGAGCACAGGAGGGAATGGCCAGCGGAGTGCCGAACGGAGTGCAGGATGAAAACCCGATAGACCCACCGAACGGCAAATTGGCCGACCAGACGAAGGAAGACGGTCTTCCAGAAAAAGCGCACACGGCAAGTCCACTCACTGCGAAAGGGGAATTATCGGAGGAAGCGCCAGGACCAGCTAGACACCACACACACTACGGCGCAGACCACCGCATAGACTTCCACACAGTACGAGAGGACCTATTCAAAATCAAAGAAGCAGtggaaaggaacaaatgggGCCCACCAAATAAACATGACGCTTTGTATTTCCGCCCGCTGGAGGAGTATTCCCACATTTTTGAGGCACAATTGAGTAGCAGTTTTTTAAGCCCCAATTTTGTTATCCTCTCAGATGTGAAAAATCAGCTGAAGAGGGAGGAGGCACCTGTTGGTAAAAGTACCTCCAAGGGAACATCCTCAGTGCACGGGGACAACACAGAAGAGACCTTCGTCTACGTGTGCCAACTGCATTGCGTAACATATGCTCCTGAATACCTAGGGGAAGATtatgaagaatatttttttcccatagaAGAAGAACCATTCTTTAGATGTGAAAGGTATGTTGAGGCTCATTGGAAGTTCCTTACTCTGAATGTATGCTTTACCGAAAGTAGGCACTCCGTTTTTTACATCTTTCCGTTGGGTCGATCGGATGATTCCTTTCCCTGGTGGGGTTCTACCATTTGTTCAGACGATTTGGTAAACCAAGGCACTTCAAATGTGGAGCAGTATGAGCCGCTTAATCGGTGA